The following are encoded together in the Paludisphaera mucosa genome:
- a CDS encoding redoxin family protein — protein MRNVLFSMVAVALAGTAFAGERYNKVVKPGDKAPTFSGVPAYSPSGEQTSLTLSDLKDDVVVVVFLANHCPAVVGVEDRLNEFTSEYKDKGVRVVGICVNDIEEDKLPAILKRVTDKNDKKINYVYGHDETQAVGKAYGATRTPYFFVLDKERTIRYLGAFDDNAKEEKVTKHYVKDAVDALLAGKSPAVEESQAAGCGIQYKK, from the coding sequence ATGCGGAATGTCCTTTTTAGCATGGTCGCCGTCGCCCTGGCGGGCACGGCCTTCGCGGGCGAGCGTTACAACAAGGTCGTGAAGCCCGGCGACAAGGCCCCCACCTTCTCGGGCGTCCCCGCCTACTCGCCCTCCGGCGAGCAGACCAGCCTCACCCTGTCCGACCTGAAGGACGACGTGGTCGTCGTCGTCTTCCTGGCCAACCATTGCCCCGCCGTGGTGGGCGTCGAGGACCGCCTCAACGAGTTCACCAGCGAGTACAAGGACAAGGGCGTCCGCGTCGTCGGCATCTGCGTCAACGACATCGAGGAAGACAAGCTCCCCGCCATCCTGAAGCGGGTCACCGACAAGAACGACAAGAAGATCAACTACGTCTACGGCCACGACGAGACCCAGGCCGTCGGTAAGGCCTACGGCGCCACCCGGACGCCGTACTTCTTCGTCCTCGACAAGGAGCGGACCATCCGCTACCTCGGCGCTTTCGACGACAACGCCAAGGAAGAGAAGGTCACGAAGCACTACGTCAAGGACGCCGTCGACGCCCTGCTGGCCGGCAAGTCGCCCGCGGTCGAAGAGTCGCAGGCCGCCGGCTGCGGCATCCAGTACAAGAAGTAA
- the rpmE gene encoding 50S ribosomal protein L31, whose amino-acid sequence MKDGIHPKYVDSVVTCGCGNSFETRSTKPKIAVEVCSKCHPFFTGSVKFVDAAGRVDKFNKKFQGTYGKAKKAAEPAKV is encoded by the coding sequence ATGAAAGACGGCATCCACCCCAAGTACGTCGACTCCGTGGTCACCTGCGGTTGCGGCAACTCGTTCGAGACCCGCAGCACCAAGCCCAAGATCGCGGTCGAAGTCTGCTCGAAGTGCCACCCGTTCTTCACCGGCTCGGTGAAATTCGTGGACGCGGCCGGCCGGGTCGACAAGTTCAACAAGAAGTTCCAGGGCACCTACGGCAAGGCCAAGAAGGCCGCCGAGCCCGCCAAGGTCTAG
- a CDS encoding ThuA domain-containing protein, whose amino-acid sequence MNVDRRSFLPRLVLVAPFVAAFVGASASAQTSPPVRVRIWCEGETSTSAYPEGVDAALADGLSRRPDLQVTRGRLGDPHAGLRDGDLDATDVLVWWGRARHDEVPDERAQAVATRVREGRMGLVALYASCGSKPFRLLMNSMPCEPGSWREDGRPEFVAVKAPEHPIAAGVVPFTILKSDMFSEPFAVPEPETIVFVSNWERGESVRSGLTWSVGKGRVVYLRTGPESFPVLFHPSVRRSIANAVVWGARRS is encoded by the coding sequence TTGAACGTCGATCGTCGATCGTTCCTGCCCAGGCTCGTCTTGGTCGCGCCGTTCGTCGCGGCCTTCGTGGGAGCCTCGGCGTCGGCACAGACGTCGCCGCCGGTCCGGGTGCGTATCTGGTGCGAAGGCGAGACGTCGACCTCGGCTTATCCCGAGGGGGTGGACGCGGCCCTCGCCGACGGATTGTCGCGGCGGCCGGACCTGCAGGTGACTCGCGGACGGCTCGGCGACCCTCACGCGGGACTGCGCGACGGCGACCTCGACGCGACCGACGTTCTGGTCTGGTGGGGCCGCGCCCGCCACGACGAGGTCCCCGACGAGCGCGCCCAGGCCGTGGCGACGCGGGTCCGCGAGGGCCGGATGGGGCTGGTGGCGCTCTACGCCTCGTGCGGTAGCAAGCCCTTCCGCCTGCTGATGAACAGCATGCCCTGTGAGCCCGGCAGTTGGCGCGAGGACGGCCGGCCCGAGTTTGTCGCCGTGAAGGCCCCCGAGCACCCGATCGCCGCCGGTGTCGTCCCGTTCACCATCCTCAAGTCCGATATGTTCTCCGAGCCTTTCGCCGTCCCCGAGCCCGAGACCATCGTCTTCGTCTCGAACTGGGAGCGCGGCGAGTCAGTCCGCAGCGGCCTGACCTGGTCAGTCGGCAAGGGGCGGGTCGTCTACCTCCGGACCGGCCCGGAATCCTTCCCCGTGCTCTTCCACCCGTCGGTCCGGCGGTCGATCGCGAACGCCGTGGTCTGGGGCGCGCGCCGCTCCTGA
- a CDS encoding proton-conducting transporter transmembrane domain-containing protein yields the protein MNEWVARFFGLGAVGAPLLLLSTFGLATFSDRKLSERTMARLTASCVSYGLFSVVAMFLMMLWTGDREVPVEVGDWVALPAEDFHFRLKFLFDRLSVPFSALTFMLVGVTGAFANRYLHREPGYRRFFLYFAVFLMGMVVAALAGTIETLFIGWELVGLASALLVAFFHERSAPVVNAQRIWTVYRISDAAFLIAALTLHHLSGAGDFAAFTGSGPWPQSETVIAPGQAFGVGLLLLIAAAGKSALVPFSGWLPRAMEGPTPSSAVFYGALSVHLGAYLLLRVSPILNASWLLCACVVAIGAASALFGVVAGRVQTDIKSALAYASLTQVGVITAEIGLGFRYVALIHIIGHACQRSLQLLRAPSLLNDYRLLENALGGPIPHVPGVTEQRLSPETRLRLYRIGIDRGQLDASLDRFVVRPFVRCFRWCDRMERGWTDILAGRRSRPPDHARHRHLDQVVSKATSPPIEEPS from the coding sequence GTGAACGAATGGGTCGCCCGCTTCTTCGGGCTGGGGGCCGTCGGGGCCCCGCTGCTCCTGCTGTCGACCTTCGGGCTGGCGACGTTCTCCGACCGGAAGTTGAGCGAGCGGACCATGGCGCGGCTGACCGCGTCGTGCGTCTCTTACGGGCTCTTCTCGGTCGTCGCCATGTTCCTGATGATGCTCTGGACGGGGGATCGCGAGGTGCCCGTCGAGGTCGGCGACTGGGTCGCCCTGCCAGCGGAGGACTTCCACTTCCGGCTCAAGTTCCTCTTCGACCGCCTCTCCGTCCCCTTCTCGGCGCTGACGTTCATGCTGGTCGGCGTGACCGGTGCGTTCGCCAATCGCTACCTCCATCGCGAGCCGGGCTACCGCCGGTTCTTCCTGTACTTCGCGGTGTTCCTGATGGGGATGGTGGTCGCGGCCCTCGCGGGGACGATCGAGACCCTGTTCATCGGCTGGGAGCTGGTGGGCCTGGCGTCGGCGCTCCTTGTGGCCTTCTTCCACGAGCGTTCCGCTCCCGTCGTCAACGCGCAGCGGATCTGGACCGTTTACCGGATCTCGGACGCGGCCTTCCTGATCGCCGCCCTGACGCTGCACCACCTGTCGGGCGCGGGCGACTTCGCGGCCTTCACGGGCTCGGGACCCTGGCCGCAGTCGGAGACGGTCATCGCGCCCGGACAGGCCTTCGGGGTCGGGCTGCTGCTGCTGATCGCGGCCGCGGGGAAGTCGGCGCTCGTGCCGTTCTCGGGATGGCTGCCGCGGGCGATGGAAGGGCCCACCCCGTCGAGCGCCGTGTTCTACGGGGCCCTCTCGGTCCACCTGGGAGCGTATCTGCTCTTGCGGGTGAGCCCGATCCTGAACGCGTCGTGGCTTCTCTGCGCCTGCGTGGTGGCGATCGGCGCGGCCTCGGCCTTGTTCGGCGTCGTCGCCGGCCGGGTGCAGACGGACATCAAGTCGGCGCTCGCGTACGCCTCGCTGACGCAGGTGGGCGTGATCACGGCCGAGATCGGCCTGGGCTTCCGCTACGTCGCGCTGATCCACATCATCGGCCACGCCTGCCAGCGGTCGCTCCAGCTGCTTCGGGCGCCTTCGTTGCTCAACGACTACCGACTGCTGGAGAACGCCCTCGGCGGCCCGATCCCGCACGTCCCGGGCGTCACCGAGCAGCGGCTTTCGCCCGAGACGCGGCTGCGGCTCTACCGAATCGGCATCGACCGCGGTCAGCTCGACGCGTCGCTCGATCGGTTCGTCGTCCGTCCGTTCGTCCGCTGCTTCCGATGGTGCGACCGGATGGAGAGGGGCTGGACCGACATCCTCGCCGGGCGTCGCAGCCGCCCTCCCGATCACGCACGCCACCGCCATCTCGATCAGGTCGTCTCGAAGGCGACGTCGCCGCCCATCGAGGAACCGTCATGA
- a CDS encoding carbonic anhydrase, translating into MIDYTFRYDPSNGPSSPQPGTAEEARQTLMAGNRSFSEWMKSCRAADGEHKQFVTNASGLSSILSSEAHEFPTQKPFAVVVGCSDARVPTEMLFGQGFNDLFVVRNAGNVLGEVAMGSIDFTLLALRDSVRVIVSLGHTNCGAVKGAVKAYLNPGSFWSTDYSPELRAIFQEIFVAVRESDNMLREVWGPSAATMPGYEDALIECAVCLNAAHTALAIQQEVEETGHKGIDVLYGVYDVRVHQVCMPTLPYERSNADHVNLAHAPRRPEELAALAREIVTAFKPGNAAAPTGAVACGPHR; encoded by the coding sequence ATGATCGATTACACGTTCCGCTACGATCCTTCGAACGGGCCTTCCTCCCCCCAGCCCGGGACGGCGGAGGAGGCCCGTCAGACGCTGATGGCCGGCAATCGTTCGTTCTCCGAATGGATGAAGTCGTGCCGCGCGGCCGACGGCGAGCACAAGCAGTTCGTCACGAACGCCAGCGGATTAAGCTCGATTCTGTCGTCCGAGGCCCACGAATTCCCGACGCAGAAGCCGTTCGCCGTCGTCGTCGGCTGTTCCGACGCGCGGGTGCCGACGGAGATGCTGTTCGGCCAGGGCTTCAACGACCTCTTCGTGGTCCGCAACGCGGGCAACGTCCTGGGCGAGGTCGCGATGGGGAGCATCGACTTCACGCTCCTGGCTCTCCGCGACAGCGTCCGCGTGATCGTCTCGCTCGGCCACACGAACTGCGGGGCGGTGAAGGGTGCGGTGAAGGCCTATCTGAACCCGGGGTCGTTCTGGTCGACGGATTATTCTCCCGAACTTCGGGCGATCTTCCAGGAGATCTTCGTGGCGGTCCGCGAGTCGGACAACATGCTCCGGGAAGTCTGGGGACCTAGCGCCGCCACCATGCCGGGCTACGAAGACGCGCTGATCGAGTGCGCCGTCTGCCTGAACGCCGCCCACACGGCCCTGGCGATCCAGCAGGAGGTCGAGGAGACGGGCCACAAGGGGATCGACGTCCTCTACGGGGTCTATGACGTGCGGGTCCATCAGGTCTGCATGCCGACGCTCCCCTATGAGCGATCGAACGCGGATCACGTCAATCTGGCCCACGCCCCCCGACGCCCCGAGGAACTCGCGGCCCTGGCGAGGGAGATCGTCACCGCGTTCAAGCCCGGGAATGCGGCCGCCCCGACGGGGGCGGTGGCGTGCGGGCCTCATCGCTGA
- the prmC gene encoding peptide chain release factor N(5)-glutamine methyltransferase, protein MRPDTPDSASAGEAPGPRAEAPWTIGRLLAWTADYLKKRGAESPRLDAEVMLAHVLSYERVQLYTHFEDVVDEAARARFRDLVRRRAEGAPVAYLVGRKEFFSLRFDVAPAVLIPRPETEYVVLGFLEFAKEIEAPVAADVGTGSGCVAVACARRHAGARFTAIDLSPEALEVARKNAARHEVTDRVEFLQGDLLGPAAGRPPFDAIVSNPPYIPTGDIAGLDPGVRDYEPRLALDGGPDGLALVTRLVEQAIPLLKPGGRLILEIGSDQEEAVRRLFAERAEYQLLPTVRDLQGHPRVIHATRTP, encoded by the coding sequence ATGCGGCCCGACACCCCGGATTCTGCGTCGGCCGGCGAGGCCCCCGGCCCCCGCGCCGAGGCCCCCTGGACCATCGGCCGGCTCCTCGCCTGGACCGCCGATTATCTCAAGAAACGTGGGGCCGAGAGCCCTCGTCTCGACGCCGAAGTCATGCTTGCTCACGTGCTCAGTTACGAGCGCGTCCAACTCTACACGCACTTCGAAGACGTCGTCGACGAGGCTGCGCGTGCTCGGTTTCGCGACCTCGTCCGCCGCCGCGCCGAGGGCGCGCCCGTCGCCTACCTCGTAGGGCGCAAGGAATTTTTCTCGCTCCGCTTCGACGTCGCGCCGGCCGTGCTGATCCCCCGGCCCGAGACGGAATACGTCGTGCTGGGCTTCCTGGAGTTCGCCAAGGAGATCGAGGCCCCCGTCGCCGCCGACGTCGGCACCGGGTCCGGCTGCGTGGCCGTGGCCTGCGCGCGGCGCCACGCTGGGGCCCGCTTCACGGCGATCGATCTCTCGCCCGAGGCCCTCGAGGTGGCCCGCAAGAACGCCGCCCGCCACGAGGTGACGGATCGCGTCGAGTTCCTGCAGGGCGACCTGCTCGGGCCGGCGGCGGGTCGGCCGCCGTTCGACGCGATCGTCTCCAATCCGCCCTACATCCCCACCGGCGACATCGCCGGCCTCGATCCGGGCGTCCGCGACTACGAACCCCGGCTCGCCCTCGACGGCGGGCCCGACGGCCTCGCGCTCGTGACCCGGCTCGTCGAGCAGGCGATCCCCCTGCTCAAGCCCGGCGGCCGCCTGATCCTGGAGATCGGCTCGGACCAGGAGGAGGCGGTGCGTCGGCTGTTCGCCGAACGCGCCGAATACCAACTCCTCCCCACGGTCCGGGACCTCCAGGGGCACCCGCGCGTCATCCATGCGACTCGCACGCCCTGA
- a CDS encoding proton-conducting transporter transmembrane domain-containing protein, which yields MSSMRFPWLELAIILPVLGAIWVKFRRDPRVARRHALAITALTLLATLGAWADFANLGTRTAQDPSHPLSQFTGRDLLAIDALNAPLMPLGALLNFLTILSTLRTKFREFSLPRTLISESILLSIFSASTSWGVVTMMALAVVPRFLESIQQRQPSRVYLAHMGLFVILLVLGEMGVSRAATPQEQPLWAILMLTLAVLLRGGVVPVHCWMTDLFEHASFGTALLFVTPMTAAFGVTRLVVPVAPTWALQIISVMSLITAIYAAGMALVQRDARRFFCYIFLSHSSLVLVGIETATPIGLTGSLSLWLSVSLSLTGFGLVLRCVEARVGRILLTEFLGLYDQIPMMAGLFLLTGLASVGFPGTAGFISIELIVEAAVQALPFVGPLIVIVTALNGLAVTQAYFRIFAGRSASSSIDLRIRRPERIAVMITTFLIIGGGLFPQWGVTSRYHAALQLLAERARVAEAARPAPWPAPPVAHVRPAPPAGSGGRQR from the coding sequence ATGAGCTCGATGCGATTCCCCTGGCTGGAACTGGCGATCATTCTGCCGGTGCTGGGCGCGATCTGGGTCAAGTTCCGACGCGACCCCCGGGTCGCGCGGCGGCACGCCCTGGCGATCACGGCACTGACCCTGCTCGCCACCCTGGGGGCGTGGGCCGACTTCGCGAATCTCGGCACCCGTACCGCCCAGGATCCCTCGCATCCGCTGTCGCAGTTCACGGGCCGCGACCTGCTGGCGATCGACGCCCTCAACGCGCCGCTCATGCCGCTGGGGGCGCTCCTCAATTTCCTGACGATCCTGAGCACGCTGCGAACCAAGTTCCGGGAGTTCTCTCTCCCCCGCACGCTGATCTCCGAGTCGATCCTGCTCTCGATCTTCTCAGCCTCGACGTCGTGGGGGGTCGTGACCATGATGGCCCTCGCCGTAGTGCCGCGGTTCCTGGAGTCGATCCAGCAAAGGCAACCGAGTCGCGTCTACCTCGCGCACATGGGGCTGTTCGTAATCCTCCTCGTCCTGGGAGAGATGGGAGTGTCACGCGCGGCGACCCCGCAGGAGCAGCCGCTGTGGGCGATTTTGATGCTCACCCTGGCCGTGCTCCTCCGAGGCGGCGTCGTCCCTGTCCATTGCTGGATGACGGACCTGTTCGAGCACGCCTCGTTCGGGACGGCGCTGCTGTTCGTCACGCCCATGACCGCGGCGTTTGGCGTGACGCGGCTGGTGGTGCCCGTCGCACCGACGTGGGCGTTGCAGATCATCTCGGTGATGTCGCTGATCACGGCCATCTACGCCGCCGGCATGGCGCTCGTCCAGCGCGACGCGCGGCGGTTCTTCTGCTACATCTTCCTCAGCCACTCGTCGCTGGTTCTGGTCGGGATCGAGACGGCCACGCCGATCGGCCTGACCGGCTCGCTGAGCCTCTGGCTGTCGGTCTCGCTGTCGCTGACCGGCTTCGGGCTGGTCCTCCGCTGCGTCGAGGCGCGGGTGGGGCGGATCTTGCTGACCGAGTTCCTCGGGCTGTACGACCAGATTCCGATGATGGCCGGGCTCTTCCTGCTCACGGGGCTGGCGAGCGTCGGCTTCCCCGGCACCGCCGGGTTCATCAGCATCGAGCTGATCGTCGAGGCCGCCGTCCAGGCGCTGCCGTTCGTGGGGCCGCTCATCGTGATCGTCACGGCGCTCAACGGCCTGGCGGTCACCCAGGCGTACTTCCGGATCTTCGCCGGAAGGTCGGCCTCCTCTTCGATCGACCTGAGGATCCGGAGGCCGGAGCGGATCGCGGTGATGATCACGACGTTCCTGATCATCGGCGGCGGCTTGTTCCCGCAGTGGGGCGTCACGAGCCGCTACCACGCGGCCCTCCAGCTCCTGGCCGAGCGGGCGAGGGTCGCCGAGGCGGCGCGACCGGCCCCGTGGCCCGCGCCGCCGGTCGCCCACGTCCGTCCAGCCCCGCCCGCCGGTTCTGGCGGCCGTCAGCGATGA
- the prfA gene encoding peptide chain release factor 1: protein MFEKLQADYRRFLEIEQAMLDPTVTADSARVTTLSRERGKIAKVATLYGRYLDLGKQIDEAETLVDAEPDAAMRTYAEGEIATLRERREVDAESLRNLLYDRESGADRAALIMEIRAGAGGDEAALFARDLYEMYRRFAESMGWKFELLDMEATELAGFREVSFSVSGEGAFRLLQFESGGHRVQRVPQTEAQGRIHTSAATVAVLPEPEDVEIDIRTEDVRVDLMCSGGPGGQHQNKTESGVRLTHLPTGIVVNCRDERSQHKNKAKAYRVLRSRIYDLLQEQTRSKRDQARRSLIGSGDRSQRIRTYSYPQNRVTDHRIGLTLYNLDQVIQGDLLGLLKALVDHDRREQLGDL, encoded by the coding sequence GTGTTCGAGAAGCTGCAGGCGGACTATCGACGCTTCCTCGAGATCGAGCAGGCGATGCTCGACCCCACGGTGACGGCCGACTCCGCGCGCGTGACCACGCTCTCCCGTGAGCGCGGCAAGATCGCGAAGGTCGCGACCCTGTACGGCCGCTATCTCGACCTGGGCAAGCAGATCGACGAGGCCGAGACCCTGGTCGACGCCGAGCCCGACGCCGCGATGCGCACCTACGCCGAGGGCGAGATCGCGACCCTCCGCGAGCGCCGGGAGGTCGACGCCGAGTCCCTCCGCAACCTGCTCTACGACCGCGAGTCGGGTGCCGACCGCGCCGCGCTCATCATGGAGATCCGGGCCGGCGCCGGCGGCGACGAGGCCGCGCTCTTCGCCCGCGACCTGTACGAGATGTACCGCCGCTTCGCCGAGTCGATGGGCTGGAAGTTCGAGCTGCTGGACATGGAGGCCACCGAGCTGGCGGGCTTCCGCGAGGTCTCGTTCAGCGTTTCCGGCGAGGGGGCCTTCCGGCTCCTCCAGTTCGAGAGCGGCGGACACCGCGTCCAGCGCGTGCCCCAGACCGAGGCGCAGGGCCGGATCCACACCTCGGCCGCGACCGTCGCCGTGCTCCCCGAGCCCGAAGACGTCGAGATCGACATCCGCACCGAGGACGTCCGGGTCGACCTGATGTGCTCCGGAGGCCCGGGCGGCCAGCACCAGAACAAAACCGAGAGCGGCGTCCGGCTCACGCACCTGCCGACCGGGATCGTCGTCAATTGCCGCGACGAGCGGAGCCAGCACAAGAACAAGGCCAAGGCCTACCGGGTCCTCCGCTCGCGGATCTACGACCTGCTCCAGGAGCAGACCCGATCGAAGCGCGACCAGGCCCGCCGCTCGCTGATCGGCTCGGGCGACCGCTCGCAGCGGATCCGCACCTACAGCTATCCTCAGAATCGGGTCACCGACCATCGGATCGGGCTGACGCTCTACAACCTGGACCAGGTGATCCAGGGCGACCTGCTGGGCCTGCTGAAGGCCCTGGTCGACCACGATCGCCGCGAGCAGCTGGGCGACCTCTGA
- a CDS encoding TlpA disulfide reductase family protein, protein MIRTTALLTACLVAALAAQAPARAEDPETEAVSLRQLTWADFQKHLASNKDAKWIMVDAWATNCGPCKENFPHVVEMHRKYGPKGLAVISLSLDDIEDVKAVADAEKFLRDNKATFTNVLLKEESGVGFEKLNVGAIPAVFLFGPDGQEVMRFTWDDPNNQFTYDEVEKEVIKRLGASN, encoded by the coding sequence ATGATCCGCACGACCGCCCTGTTGACGGCCTGCCTCGTCGCCGCGCTCGCCGCCCAAGCGCCGGCCCGGGCCGAAGACCCGGAGACCGAGGCCGTCTCCCTCCGTCAGCTCACCTGGGCCGACTTTCAGAAACACCTGGCCTCCAACAAGGACGCCAAGTGGATCATGGTCGACGCCTGGGCCACGAACTGCGGCCCTTGCAAGGAGAACTTCCCCCACGTCGTCGAGATGCACCGCAAGTACGGCCCCAAGGGGCTCGCGGTGATCTCCCTGTCACTCGACGACATCGAGGACGTCAAGGCCGTCGCTGACGCCGAGAAGTTCCTCCGCGACAACAAGGCGACGTTCACCAACGTGCTCCTGAAGGAGGAGTCCGGCGTGGGCTTCGAGAAGCTCAACGTCGGCGCCATCCCGGCCGTCTTCCTGTTCGGCCCCGACGGCCAGGAGGTGATGCGCTTCACCTGGGACGACCCGAACAATCAGTTCACGTACGACGAAGTAGAGAAGGAAGTGATCAAGCGTCTCGGCGCCTCGAATTGA
- a CDS encoding lysophospholipid acyltransferase family protein, with amino-acid sequence MKIQHPLLIQAVGCVGSQMIRSLGRTWDFHFRYEDPAADPEVARRSGQRYIYAFFHEVMLFPAYYWNWPTMHILISDHRDGEMITQVVKRLGFGVVRGSSTRGGARALREMTGRIDGNLCVTPDGPRGPRRHVHQGIAYLASRTGLPVVGTGLAFKDAWRAKSWDRFCIPKPGSKAAAVTPAPVIIAPDADREALEAGRLEIERRMQAAMVEAEAWVEML; translated from the coding sequence ATGAAGATCCAGCATCCGCTGCTCATCCAGGCCGTGGGCTGCGTCGGCTCTCAAATGATCCGATCGCTGGGCCGGACCTGGGATTTCCATTTCCGCTACGAGGATCCCGCAGCGGACCCGGAGGTCGCCCGGCGGTCGGGCCAACGTTATATCTACGCGTTCTTCCACGAGGTGATGCTCTTCCCGGCCTATTACTGGAACTGGCCGACGATGCATATCCTCATCAGCGACCACCGCGACGGCGAGATGATCACGCAGGTCGTCAAGCGGCTGGGATTCGGCGTCGTCCGCGGCTCGTCGACGCGCGGCGGGGCGCGGGCGCTCCGCGAGATGACCGGCCGGATCGACGGCAACCTCTGTGTGACGCCCGACGGGCCCCGCGGGCCGCGGCGCCATGTCCACCAGGGCATCGCCTATCTGGCCAGCCGCACCGGGCTGCCGGTCGTCGGGACGGGACTGGCGTTCAAGGACGCCTGGCGAGCGAAGAGCTGGGACCGATTCTGCATCCCCAAGCCCGGCTCCAAGGCCGCCGCCGTGACGCCCGCGCCGGTGATCATCGCCCCCGACGCCGACCGCGAGGCCCTGGAGGCCGGCCGCCTGGAGATCGAGCGGCGGATGCAGGCGGCGATGGTCGAGGCCGAGGCGTGGGTCGAGATGCTCTGA
- a CDS encoding DUF2752 domain-containing protein produces the protein MLAVARRLEPDPRGFGSHEQLGLAPCSFLLATGRLCPFCGATTAVAETTRGRMDRAWRANPAGALLGVLSGPLIVWLLLGVVTRRPPGFQSPGAPLVGLLFLFVLVGSAFWLMRFLDGPAYLAPAGVAPAFGPVPLAPEPRKEGVDDDPPYDDEDATSGPRRDGRGPASDPGGLRPADALLLPPAFRAHDSGSRAVAQE, from the coding sequence ATGCTGGCGGTCGCCCGCCGGCTGGAGCCGGACCCACGCGGGTTCGGCTCGCACGAACAGCTCGGGCTCGCTCCCTGCTCCTTCCTGCTCGCGACCGGCCGTTTGTGCCCCTTCTGCGGGGCGACGACGGCCGTGGCCGAGACGACGAGGGGGAGGATGGACCGGGCCTGGCGGGCGAATCCGGCGGGCGCGCTGTTGGGCGTGCTCTCGGGACCTTTGATCGTCTGGCTGCTCTTGGGCGTAGTCACGCGGAGGCCTCCGGGCTTCCAATCGCCTGGGGCGCCGTTGGTGGGCCTGCTGTTCCTGTTCGTCCTGGTGGGTTCCGCATTCTGGTTGATGCGATTTCTTGACGGCCCGGCCTACCTGGCCCCCGCCGGCGTGGCGCCGGCTTTCGGCCCGGTCCCGCTCGCGCCCGAACCAAGGAAGGAGGGGGTGGACGATGACCCCCCGTACGATGACGAGGATGCGACGTCTGGCCCCCGCCGCGATGGCCGTGGGCCTGCTTCTGACCCTGGCGGGCTGCGACCCGCGGACGCTCTTCTACTTCCTCCAGCCTTTCGAGCCCACGATTCCGGCTCCAGGGCCGTCGCTCAAGAATAA
- a CDS encoding ABC transporter permease: MPRTLRSVLSRLPQILLIAGALGLMFRTERFFTPGTLTSILTQASIVGVLAIGQAFVLIGGGFDLSQGAMLALVAATVGHLSQAGWPPLVCVAAALVVGLGLGAINGFFVSVVRTNPFVTTLSTLLIFRGAAFIALGGRPIANIRVFQAVDSGFQFGATFIPYRGLIFLAVTLAAWVVLRRSIFGQYVYALGGNAEAARLAGVRTVRLRTWTFAISGLATGLATILFLSWLRVSKPDTGTGYELDSIAACVVGGVSLQGGRGSILGAAAGCLLLQALRTQITMSGFPEEYRTFVTGLVILTFAAADALARRNERS, translated from the coding sequence ATGCCCCGCACGCTGCGATCTGTGCTGAGTCGACTTCCCCAGATCCTGCTGATCGCGGGGGCGTTGGGGTTGATGTTCCGGACCGAGCGGTTCTTCACTCCCGGAACGCTGACGAGCATCCTGACCCAGGCGAGCATCGTAGGGGTGCTGGCGATCGGCCAGGCGTTCGTGCTGATCGGCGGCGGCTTCGACCTCTCGCAGGGGGCGATGCTCGCGCTCGTCGCGGCGACGGTCGGCCATCTCTCGCAGGCGGGCTGGCCTCCGCTGGTCTGCGTGGCTGCGGCGCTCGTCGTCGGCCTGGGCCTAGGGGCGATCAACGGCTTCTTCGTCTCGGTCGTGCGGACGAACCCGTTCGTGACGACACTCAGCACGTTACTCATCTTCCGCGGTGCCGCTTTCATCGCGCTGGGCGGGCGGCCGATCGCGAACATCCGCGTCTTCCAGGCCGTCGATTCGGGATTTCAGTTCGGGGCGACCTTCATCCCGTACCGCGGCCTTATCTTCTTGGCGGTGACGCTCGCCGCCTGGGTCGTCCTGCGGCGTTCGATCTTCGGCCAGTACGTCTACGCGCTCGGCGGCAACGCCGAGGCCGCGCGGCTGGCGGGGGTGAGGACGGTCCGCCTGCGCACGTGGACTTTCGCGATCAGCGGCCTGGCGACGGGGCTGGCGACGATCCTCTTCCTGTCCTGGCTGCGGGTCTCGAAGCCCGACACCGGCACCGGATACGAGCTCGACTCGATCGCCGCATGCGTGGTCGGCGGCGTCTCGCTCCAGGGCGGCCGCGGGAGCATCCTAGGCGCGGCGGCGGGCTGCCTGCTGCTGCAGGCCCTCCGCACCCAGATCACGATGAGCGGCTTCCCGGAGGAGTACCGGACGTTCGTCACCGGCCTGGTCATCCTCACTTTCGCCGCCGCCGACGCACTCGCCCGCCGCAACGAGCGAAGTTGA